TACGGGGATGGGACGGATTGGTTTTACTCAGCATGATGCGGTTGTTAGTGCTTGTGAATTTATCCAACAACAAGAGTTAATAATTCCAGAAGGGATTTTTACACATTTTGCAACTGCTGATGAAGCAGATACAAAGTATTTCCATCAGCAAGTACAAAAATTTAAGCAATTAACTACGAATTTGCCATTAAAATTTAAATATGTGCACTGTGCTAATTCTGCTACTTCCTTATGGCATTTAGATTGCCAGAGCAATATGATTCGTTTCGGTATTGCGCTTTATGGTTTAAATCCGTCAGGGACAGCTTTAACTGCTCCGTATGAACTACAACCAGCCTTAACTTTACAAACCGAAATTGTGCATATTAAAAAAGTTCCAGCTGGTCAAAGTATCAGTTATGGTGCAACTTATACTTCTTCTGAACCGGAAACTATCGCCACTTTACCAATTGGATATGCAGACGGATGGCTGAGGAGAATGAGTGGCAGTTCTGTGATTGTGGCGGGTCAATTATGCCCTATCGTTGGACGTGTTTGTATGGATCAGATGATGATAAAAGTTCCCAAAATGTATCCGCTGGGAACTAAAGTGACTTTGATTGGTACAGACCAACAAACAAATTTAAGTGTGGAAACAGCTGCTGAGTTTTGTGATACTATCAACTATGAAATCATTTGCAATTTATCCGATCGAATTGTGCGAAAGTACGTGAATTAATCCCTCATTGATGTTATATTAATGGTGAAACTACCTGGAGGGGGAATTAACCATGGCCGAAGCACAAAAAATGTTTTCAGTACGTTTAGATGCTGATGTTGTTGATCGGTTGCAAAAGTATAGTGATGAAAATGCTTGTGATGTTAATTGGGTAATTGATGAAGCATTGTTGAACTTTTTTCAACGTGAAGGTAACTTTGCTGCTCAATTAATCCATGGTTATTTGGATATGGCAGATATCAACGAAGAGTTGAGTGATGCTTTTTCAATTTGTGAACAGGAGGCTGACAGACGAAGTAGTGGTTACATTAATTAAACGCGGCGATGTATTTTATGCTGATTTATCACCAGTAGTTGGATCAGAGCAAGGTGGTATGCGTCCCGTGTTAGTCATACAAAATAATATTGGTAACAAATACAGTCCAACAACTATTGTTGCAGCTATTACTGGCCGCATTCAAAAACCTAAAATGCCAACGCATGTGGGAATTACTACTGCTGATGGATTTAGCAAGGATTCTGTTATTTTAACAGAACAAATTCGAACAATTGATAAGCAGCGTTTAAAGGAAAAAGTCACCACTTTGTCGGCAGCTAAAATGCATGATGTTGATAAAGCTTTAAAAGTAAGTATCCATCTTTAATATATAATAAAAGTGACCTAAAACAGTCTTTGTTTAGGTCACTTTTTGGTTTAGAGATATTATTCTGGAATTTGATCTAAGATAGTTTGTTTTTGTAAATCATCAATTTCTGATACGCGATAATTATTTTGTTCTAATTCTTTCACAATTAGCTGTAATTGCTCAGTAGTTACATTGGGCTGTAAAGTAAACAAATTACGACGTACCAAAGCATTTTTACGGGCATCCAGCGTTAGGCAACCAGCAATGCTCACTTCTTTGCTAATAATATTGGACATTTCAGCTAGTTCGCCTTTTTGTCCCGAAGAAATAACCGTTAAAACATAGCTGCCAGTATGCACATTCCAAGCTTCTGAAAGCATATTTAACAATTTTGTATGAGTTAAAATACCATAAAAATGACTATTTTCATCGAGCACAGCAATATAAGGAAGATCTTTAATATTAAAGAACACTTTAAAGAAGGGGGCGTTGATAGGAATAGTTTTAGTAGCATTTTTCAAAAGATAAGTTACCGGTAAATTTAAATCACCACCACGGGATTTATGGCGGTAAATATGCATTTTGTAAATATTTCCCCGAAAAATAGTTCCAGTTTCATCAAGTATTGGTACACAGCGAAAACCAGTTTCTTCAAGAATATCTAGCGCTTGTTGGAGGGTAACTGATTCTTTAACAGTAGTTAAAAAACGTTTTTTCATTACTAAAGATTTAATTAGCATTGGCTTTACCTCATTGTATATTCTTAGAAAATCATATCATAAATACTCTAGCTATGTGAAGTTTTAGTTTAAAATAATTAATTATTTTTAATTATTAGCTGTTTATTTAAAATGAAAAACTCAATTACTGGTAAAATTGCATAAATCTATTTAAAAAAGCTGAGACAAAATCTTGTCCCAGCTTTTTAGATTAAACACAAGTAAAATTATTCAATACCAGTTGCTTTGAAACCATCGCGAGCAACTTTTTCTAATTGAGCAGCTGAATTAGCCATTTTAGCTTTTTCATCATCATTTAATGGAACTTCCAAAATTTGACGAACACCGTTGCGATTGACAATTGTTGGAGAACTAATGTATAAATCGTTAACACCGTATTGGCCATCCATATAAACAGATAATGGCAAGATCGCATTTTCATCTTTTAAGATAGCTTTGCAAATCCGAGCGGCAGCAGTAGCAACACCATAATAAGTAGCACCTTTAGTGTTGATAATTTCATAAGCAGCATTAACTACTGTATCGTTAATTTCTTGTAATTTTTCATCAGTTAGTTCTGGATGGATTTTTTGTAATTCAGCCATTGTTAAACCGCCAACTGTTAAATGTGACCAAGCAGCAAACTCACTGTCACCATGTTCACCTAACATATATCCATGTACAGAACGAGGATCAAGGTCTAATTCTTGACCAACAAATTTTTGTAAACGTGAAGTATCTAGAGAAGTTCCGGAACCGATAACTCTTTCTTTTGGAAAACCAGATAACTTCCAAGTACCATAAGTCAAGATATCAACAGGGTTAGCAACAACTAAGAAAATACCATTAAATCCAGATTCAACAATCGGATTAACAATGGATTTTAAAATGTTAAGATTTTTGTTAACTAAGTCTAAACGTGTTTCACCAGGTTTTTGTGGAGCACCAGCGGTAATAACAACAATATCAGCATCTTTAGCGTCACTGTATTCAGCGGAATAAATATGTGTTGGATAAGTAACAGGGGTAGCATCTGCTAAATCTAGCGCGTCACCACGTGTTTTATCCTTAACAACATCGACAATACCAATTTCATTTGCTACGCCTTGTAAAGTCATTGCATAAGCAAATGATGAGCCAACAGCGCCATCACCAACTAAAATAACTTTAGTATGATTCTTATCAGTAATACTTGACATAAATATTACTCCCTTCAAATTATAAAAATCCTTTGTACAAGTTTATTTTATCATAAATTTCACTAATATAATAATGAAAACGCTGTTATTTTTTGCAAATTTAAATGCTGTTTGCAAAAGTCTTCACATTAAAAACCAGAGTTAGAAAATTTTATAACAATCAATATGTGTTATAATCGGTAAGCATCAATTGGTGTTTTTAATTTGCTAGTTAGCTTTTATATCATAATGTAATGATATAAAAGTTGCTTTTTTGTGTTTTTAGATAGTTTTTTTAAAGTAAGAACAAGTATAATTACTGTATTTGATAAATTAGGATGATGAAAATGAAAGCAATTTTTGGATTAGGTAATCCCGGTCAAAGTTATGATCAAACCAAGCATAATATGGGCTTTATGACAATTGATAAGTTGGCTGAATATTATCAAGTTAGTTTAACTAAAAATGAATTTTCAGCGATTGATGTACGCTTTAAATACCAAGGAGAAACGATTTATTTAGTTAAACCGCTTACTTTTATGAATAATTCAGGTTATGCAGTAAAATTATTAATGGGCTATTATCAAATTTTGCCCGCGGAAATTTTGATTATTCAAGATGATTTGGATTTACCAATTGGCAAAGTACGTTTACGTCAAAAGGGCTCAGCTGGTGGACACAATGGAATTAAAAGTATTATTGCTTCAACTGGTACTAATGAATTTAAACGAGTAAAAATTGGCATTGGTCATCCAGCACGCAAGCAGGTTGTTAACTGGGTGTTGACACCTTTTACTAAAGAAGAGCAGCCCTTGGCTTTAGCAGGCATTGATCAAGCAGCAGCAGCAATTGAAAATTGGGTTGAAAACAATAATTTTGAACAAACTATGAATCAATTCAATTAATGAGGAGGACAAATTGCAATTAATTGATTGTTTAAACCAAAATAAGCAAATACAAGATTTTATTAAGCAGTTAGCTCCCCAAACGCAGCAAATGCTCACTGGATTAACTGGCTCTGCTAAAACTTTATTTTTAGTAAATTTAATAAATGAAAGGCAACAACCGCTTTTAGTTGTCGAACCTGATTCATATCATGCCAGTCAATTAGCAGATGATTTAGGGCAATTATTACCTAGTAATCAAGTGCAGTTATTTTTGTTAGAGGCTTCTATTGCTACACAAATTGCCATTAGTTCACCCGAATCACTAAGTCAAAGATTGAGTGCGCTGGATTTTTTGCGTGAACAAAAGCCAGGAGTTGTCATTACTTCTATTGCAGGTTTGGAGTATGTTTTGCCCCCTATGGAGACTTTCACCAATAGTCACTTACACTTCAAGGTTGGTCAAGAAATGCAATTAGAGCAATTACCTGATCAGTTGATTTCGATGGGTTATCGGCGGGATTCATTAGTTTCTAGTCCAGGAGAATTTGCAATTCGAGGAGATATCTTTGATATTTATCCTTTAACACGGGATCAACCATTGCGGATAGAATTTTTTGGCGATGAAATAGATGCCATTCATGAATTTGATTCAGAAACTCAACGAAGTCAAGCAACTATTGACGAAATAACTTTGAGTCCTGCTAGTGATCAAATTGTTAGCTCCGAGCGATTGCATCTAGTAGGACAACAAGTTCAGCAAGCACTAGCAGAGCACATAAAAAAAGTTAAAGATCAACAAATTATTAAGAATTTGCAAGAAAATTATCAAGCTGATCTTGATAGTTTATTAGCCGGTCAACGAGTAGATAATTTAGGTGCCTATACGGATTTTTTGTATGAAAAACCCGCCAAATTAACTGATTATTTGAGTAAGACAGGGTTTGTAATTTTTGATGACTACGATCGAATTCAAGAACAAGATCGAACTAATGATGAAGAAAATGCGGCCTGGTTTAGTGGCCAATTTGAAGCAGGAAAGCTTTTGCCTAATTTGAGTTTTCGTTGGACATTTACGCAATCACTAGCAGCGATTGTTCAAGGTAAGGTATTCTTATCTTTATTCCAACGTAGTCGCGGACATTTACGTTTGGAACAGTTAGTTAATATCACCAGCCGTTCGGTACAGCAATTTTTTAGTAATTTACCGCTTTTAAAAACTGAAATTGAACGTTGGCAAAAACAACAAACAACAGTCATTCTTTTAATTAGTGCTGCAGCACGCCTACAAAAAATGCAACAAACTTTAGCTGATTTTGGAATTGAAGCCCTGACTACTACACTAGATGATATTAAAATGGGACAGACACAATTAGTTGCGGGTGGCTTGCATACTGGCTTTGAATTAGCTGATGAGCGCGTAGTAGTAATTACGGAAAAAGAGCTATTTAATAAGCAACCTAAACGGCATCATCATCGAGCAAATATGAGTAATGCTGAGCGTCTCAAAAGTTATACCGATTTAAAACCGGGCGATTATGTGGTTCATGTCAATCATGGGATTGGTAAGTTTTTAGGTATTCAAACGTTAGAAGTTGATGGCAAACATCAGGATTATATTACGATTGAATATCGCGACCAAGGGCAGCTTTTTATTCCAGTGACTCAGCTAAATATGGTGCAAAAATATGTCTCAGCGCAAGGCAAAGCTCCCAAATTAAATAAACTAGGTGGTACTGAATGGCATAAAACCAAGCAACGTGTTCAAAAAAATATTGAAGATATTGCTGATGAATTAATTCAATTGTATGCAAAACGTGAATCTGAGGAAGGTTATGCTTTTTCAGCAGATGATGACTTACAAAATCAATTTGATGCTCAATTTCCTTATGTGGAAACACCGGATCAATTACGAAGTATTGCTGAAGTGAAGCGCGATATGGAAAGTCCCCACCCTATGGATAGATTGTTAGTAGGCGATGTTGGCTTTGGCAAGACGGAAGTAGCTTTAAGAGCAGCCTTTAAGGCCATTAATGATGGCAAACAAGTAGCTTTTTTAGTACCTACAACAATTTTGGCACAACAACATTTTCAAACGATGCAAGAACGTTTTGCTGATTTTCCAGTAGAAACAGCTATTTTAACTCGCTTTCAAACGCCAGCTCAGCAGCGAGAAATCAAAAAGAATTTAGCTGAAGGCAAAATCGATATAGTTGTTGGTACCCATCGCTTGTTATCTAAAGATGTTAAATTTTTGGATTTAGGATTGTTAATTGTCGACGAAGAGCAGCGTTTTGGAGTAAAACACAAGGAGCGTTTAAAACAATTAAAATCACAAATTGATGTACTGACACTGACAGCAACACCAATCCCAAGAACTTTAAATATGTCCATGATGGGTGTGCGTGATTTGTCAGTTATTGAAACAGCTCCACCCAATCGTTATCCGATTCAAACATTTGTTATGGAGCAAAATTATGATGTAGTTCGCAGTGCGATTGAACGGGAATTAAATCGCGGTGGCCAAGTATTTTACTTGCATAATCGTGTTGAAGATATTGAACAAACTGCTAATTTATTAGCAACGTTAGCTCCTGATGCACATATTGCAGTAGCACACGGTAAAATGACGCAAGCACAACTAGAAGGTGTAATGACGGACTTCTTAAATGGCGATTATGATGTATTGGTTACTACAACGATTATTGAAACGGGAGTGGATATCTCTAATGCTAATACTTTAATTATCGAGAATGCAGATCGCTACGGTTTATCACAGTTGTATCAATTGCGTGGCCGGGTTGGGCGTTCAAGTAGAGTAGCGTACGCCTATTTTATGTATCAAAAAGACAAAACCTTAAGTGAAGTTGGAGAAAAACGCTTAGAAGCAGTCAAAAACTTTACAGAATTAGGTTCTGGCTTTAAGATTGCTATGCGAGATTTAGCGATTCGTGGTGCTGGTAATCTTTTAGGCAAACAACAACACGGCTTTATCGATTCTGTGGGATATGATTTGTATACGCAGATGCTTTCAGAAGCCGTTGCGAAAAAACGAGGACAAAATCAACAGGCGCAACAAACAGATGCTCAGCTTCAATTAGATTTAGAGGCATATATTCCAACTAATTATATTGCTGATGAACGGCAAAAGATTGAAATGTACAAACGCATGCGACAAGCTAAATCGGTAGCTGAAGTAGCTGATTTAAAACAGGAGTTAATTGATCGCTTTGGTAAATATCCACTAGAAGTAGCTAATTTATTAAAAGTAACCCGCTTAAAATTATTAGCAGATGCTGCATTAATTGATAAAATTAAGCAGCAAGATGAGCAAATTATACTGACCTTTAGTCAAGCGGCCAATCAATATTTAAGTGGTGAGCGTATTTTTAAGGATTTGGCTTTAACTTCGATGAAGGCTAAAGTAGCTAATGAGCATGATTATTTTGTGATTACTTTGGATATTGCCAAACATCCCGATTATTGGAAACAATTGGAACTATTATTACAACACTGGAATCAGACACTTGAGCCTGTAACTGAAAAATAAAATTATGAAAAATAATAATGCACAAGTCTTGATTAAAGGAACCTGGATTTTATCAGTTTCGTCTTTGATTACCAAAATTTTGAGTGCTTTTTATCGAGTGCCTTTGCAAAATTTAGTAGGGGATCGAGGATTTTACGTTTATCAACAGGTCTATCCATTGTATGGGCTATGTACTGCAGTTGCTTTAACGGGCATTCCAATGTTTGTTTCACAAGTATTAGCAGAAAGCTCAGAGCAAAGCAGCAACAACCGTCGTTATTTATTAATAGGGGCAATAATTTTAGGAATATTAGGTGCTGTAGTCTTAAAAATCTTGGCATTTCCACTTGCCAGTTGGATGGGAGATAGCCGCTTAGCACCCTTGATCAAGGCCTTATCTTGGTTTTATTTGTTAGCTCCTTTAGAAGCAGTTTATCGCGGTATTTATCAAGCAGATTTTCAAATGTTACCCACAGCTTTATCACAGGTAAGTGAACAAATAGTTCGAGTTATTATTATTATTGCTGCTGCTGTCACTTTACCTACAGAGTATTACCAAATGAGTACTTGGGCCCATGCAGGATCCGGAGTAGGAGCTTTAACGGCTTTAATTATTTTGGTTAGTTTTAAGTTGCCACAGACAAATGCTGCTCCTACAGTGAAGCCTAATTTAATTAACCTGGGTAAACGATTTATTACAGAAGGTTTAATGTTTAGTTTATTTGGAAGTTTGTTAGTTTTATTTCAGACAATTGACTCGTTTACAATGTATAAATTATTATCGTCAAATAATTGGACAAATCCGCAAGTTCTGAAAGGCATTTATGATCGCGGACAGCCGTTAGCTCAATTAGGCGTTGTAGTAGCGATATCATTTGCGACTGCGATTTTACCGCAATTAAGCCGACGACCAGCAGCTAAGCAACAAACTATTATATCTAGTACTATACATGTGACCTTAACTTTAGCAGCTAGTAGTGCCGTAGGTATGGCAGTACTTATGCCTCAGATTAATACCTTGTTATTCCAAAATAGTCGCCAAAGTCTAACATTAGCGATTTATGTGTTGTCAGTAGTGTTTGTGGCTTATGCTATGGTGCTTAACACTATCATGCAAGCGCAGCATTACCACCAACAAAATTTTAGGGAATTGTTTTTAGTTTTAGTATTGAAATGGGCTGCTAATCTGTGGTTAATTCCGCATTTAGGCCCATTGGGCGCTAGTATAGCTACATTATTAGCGAGTTTTTTATTGGCTGTCTTGTTATATTATAAAGCCAGCCGTAATTTACAAAAGATTTTAATCCAAAGAGGTTTTTTGAAAAAATTAGTCTTAATAATGCTTTTTTTGGCTGGTTTTGTAGCAGTATTGTCCATGTTTTGGCGTTTGATTGAGCCATTGACCCGTCTAACAGCTCTTTGGGAAGTCAGTTTAACTATTGTCTTAGCCGTGTTAATTGTGGTAATTTTAAGTTATCACTGGCAGCTATTGACTCTAGATGAGTGGGATTTAGTTCCGGGTGGCTCATGGATTTTAAAAATGTTAGGAGGAAAGCATGCGCTTAGATAAGTATTTAAAAATATCGCGTTTAGTTAAAAGACGAACATTAGCTAAAGAAATAGCTGATAAAGGCCGAATAGATATTAATGGCAGAACAGCAAAATCTTCAACTGATGTGCAAGTTGGTGATCAAATAACTATTCACTATGGTGATAAAACAGTAGCTGTGGAGGTTTTACAAGTTTTGGAAAATGTCAAAAAAGATGCAGCAGCTGATTTATATAAAAATCTTGATTAACCCTCAAGAAACCCTAGACAGCCCATATTGTTGTTGTTATACTCAAACTAAGAACTTTTTGAGGGGGATTAATTTTGCCGCAGATACAACGTTCAAATAATATTCGCCCGATAAATTTGAGTAATGACGATTTATCTGCCGAAAAAAAATTTAAACTGCGGGTACGTCAAGTACATCGACGACGTACGAGTATTCTTATGCTTATATTTGGTGGAATTAGCTTAGCTTTTGGCGGACAATTATATCAAGCTCATCAAATTAAAGCTCAAACTCAAACTCAATTAGTTCAGCAACAGCAAAAATTACACAATGCACGTTCTCGGAGCAATGATTTACATGCTCAAGTGCGCCAGCTTCATGATCCGGAATATTTAGATAATTTAATTCGTTACCGCTTTAATTATTCTCGTGATGGTGAGATTATATATAATATTCCCAGTGAAGCTAACAAAAATCTTAATTTTTAAGGAGTAAGGTAAATAATATGACCGTATCAGTAGGAACAAAAGTAACAGGTAAAGTTACCGGAATAAAAGATTTCGGAGCTTTTGTTGATATTGGTAATGGTCAAAGTGGTCTGGTGCATATTAGCCAGATTTCTAATGACTATGTTAAAGATATCCACGATAAGCTGAGTGTGGGCGATATTGTGACTGCAGTTGTTGTTGGCGATAACCACGGAAAGATTGCACTTTCGATTAAACAGGCACAAGAACCGAGTGCTAGTCATCATAATAAAAGTCAAAATCATTATCATAAACCAGTACCTAAAAAAGCCCCCAGCGAAGGTTTTGATGATTTATTAGCTGATTTTATGAAGGAAAGTCAAGATCGCTTATCCAGCTTGAAAAAAAATACTGAAGGAAAACGTGGCGGCCGTGGTGGCCGTCGCGGTTAGGTTCGAGATTCTCCTCGAACTTTTTTTGTTAATTAATATGGATCAAACAGAAACAAAATTTATTCAACAAGTTAAAAATAATAATTTTTTTAATTCCCAAGATTGCTTATTAGTAGCTGTTTCTGGCGGTAGTGACTCGATGGCTTTATTAAACTTGCTTTTATGCCTTCCACATTCTTTACGAGGAACAATCGAAGTGGCGACAGTAGATTTCGCTTTGCGTCCTCAAAGCAGTGACGAAGTGAATTTAGTGCGGCAATTTTGCCAGCAACACCAAATACCCTTCCATACTACACAGTGGCGGCATGATGATGATTTGGAAGCAATGGAAGTCAAAGCGCGTCATTTTAGATATAATTTTTTTGCTCACATTATGCAACAACGACATTTGAATAAGTTAGTAACTGCTCATCAAAGTGATGATCAGGTCGAAACAATTTTAATGAAATTGATTCGCAGTGGTAATATTTGGGAAAGTAAAGGCATTTTGCCGCAGCGATCTTTCACACAGGGAGAACTTATTCGTCCCTTGTTAATTTTTTCGAAAGTAGAATTAACAAATTATTTAAAGCGCCAGCATATTAAATTTGCAGTCGATGAGAGTAATTTTCAAAATATTACGATGCGCAATCGTTTGCGCAATCAGGTATTGCCATTATTACGTCATGAAAATCCGCAATTAAATCAGCATTTAGCTGTTTTTGCTGCACAAAATCAAACTTTACAACAAATAGTTTTAAATTATTTTCAACAATTAGCCACAATGGCAGTGCAGGCTAAAAGTAATGGCTGGCAAATAGATTTAGTGACTTTAAAACAATTACAACCACCCGAAGTGGCACTTTTTGTTCAATTTGTTGTACACCAAAAACTTTCCTTTGATTTAAATAACCGCCAACTTCAGCAAGTGCAGTTTTTATTGCAACGTTCCCAAGCACATTTAGACTTAAAGGCTGGTTGGACAATTGATAAATCATATCAAAAATTGATTATTCAACCAGTCAAAATTAATAATTCTGCTCCTGATTTGATAAATTTGCCCTTAGATAAACCGGTCTTTGCAAATGGGCAACAAAAGATTACAATAAAACAAGTTACCAAAAAAAATTCGCGTACTTTTTATTTCGATAAAATTCCTCAGAATATTATCTTGCGCAGACGCCAAGCTGGTGACAATTTAAGACTGCTAAATGGACAGCATCAAAAATTAAAAAAGCGTTTGATTGATTTAAAAATTCCTCAAATCCAGCGGGATCAATTAAAGATACTCGTATTTGATGATCAGATTGTTTGGATTCCGGGAATTTATCGCTATCAATGCAAACCAACACCATATTTATTCGAGGTTATAATAGGAGATTAAAATGAGCATGGATCAAGATATTCAAGAAATACTATTTACACCTGCAGAAATTGCAGCTGCTAATCAAAAACTCGGCCAGCAATTGGCTCGTGATTATCATGGTAAAAATCCGCTGTTTGTCTGTGTATTGAAGGGGGCAATTTTGTTTTTGACAGATTTAGTACGTCAAATTCCCGAAAGCGTTGAAATTGACTTTATGGATGTTTCTAGTTATCATGGCAAAACTACTTCTTCTGGTGAAGTGAAAATTCTGAAAGACTTAGATGTTTCCGTAGCTGGTCGTGATGTAGTTTTTGTTGAAGATATTATTGATACAGGTAAAACTCTCAAAGCCTTAATGGATTTGTTTGCCTCACGTAAGGCTAAGTCAGTAAAAATTGTGTCTCTAGTCGATAAGCCAGCTCATCGAGAACAAGTTGTGCAAGCTGATTATATTGGCTTAACATGTCCAGATAAGTTTATAG
The nucleotide sequence above comes from Bombilactobacillus bombi. Encoded proteins:
- a CDS encoding S1 domain-containing RNA-binding protein encodes the protein MTVSVGTKVTGKVTGIKDFGAFVDIGNGQSGLVHISQISNDYVKDIHDKLSVGDIVTAVVVGDNHGKIALSIKQAQEPSASHHNKSQNHYHKPVPKKAPSEGFDDLLADFMKESQDRLSSLKKNTEGKRGGRGGRRG
- the tilS gene encoding tRNA lysidine(34) synthetase TilS; amino-acid sequence: MDQTETKFIQQVKNNNFFNSQDCLLVAVSGGSDSMALLNLLLCLPHSLRGTIEVATVDFALRPQSSDEVNLVRQFCQQHQIPFHTTQWRHDDDLEAMEVKARHFRYNFFAHIMQQRHLNKLVTAHQSDDQVETILMKLIRSGNIWESKGILPQRSFTQGELIRPLLIFSKVELTNYLKRQHIKFAVDESNFQNITMRNRLRNQVLPLLRHENPQLNQHLAVFAAQNQTLQQIVLNYFQQLATMAVQAKSNGWQIDLVTLKQLQPPEVALFVQFVVHQKLSFDLNNRQLQQVQFLLQRSQAHLDLKAGWTIDKSYQKLIIQPVKINNSAPDLINLPLDKPVFANGQQKITIKQVTKKNSRTFYFDKIPQNIILRRRQAGDNLRLLNGQHQKLKKRLIDLKIPQIQRDQLKILVFDDQIVWIPGIYRYQCKPTPYLFEVIIGD
- the hpt gene encoding hypoxanthine phosphoribosyltransferase, giving the protein MDQDIQEILFTPAEIAAANQKLGQQLARDYHGKNPLFVCVLKGAILFLTDLVRQIPESVEIDFMDVSSYHGKTTSSGEVKILKDLDVSVAGRDVVFVEDIIDTGKTLKALMDLFASRKAKSVKIVSLVDKPAHREQVVQADYIGLTCPDKFIVGYGMDYQENYRNLPYIGVLKSEVYL